Proteins from one Candidatus Krumholzibacteriia bacterium genomic window:
- the galE gene encoding UDP-glucose 4-epimerase GalE: MQCVLVTGGAGYIGSHTCKLLAQRGMQPVVLDNLVRGHRQAVRWGPFHQGDIADAALVQGLVREYEIRSLIHFAAFAYVGESMEQPQKYFENNVVRGLSLLHAAMDAGVRQVVFSSTCAVYGIPEEVPIAETQPTSPVNPYGETKLWIERALHWLGSCRDLRWMALRYFNAAGADPEGEIGEDHRPETHLIPRVMQAALGQIPHLEIFGTDYPTPDGTAIRDYIHVNDLAEAHVRALEHLQDGGESMPVNLGTGEGSSVRELIATLEKIAGRPVPVLTAPRRAGDPPVLVANPARARRILGWTPQWSSLEQILQTAWQWHAARAVAGSSGRRHGEDS; the protein is encoded by the coding sequence ATGCAGTGTGTTCTTGTCACAGGCGGCGCCGGGTACATCGGCAGCCACACCTGCAAACTCCTGGCGCAGCGCGGCATGCAGCCCGTGGTCCTGGACAACCTGGTGCGCGGGCACCGCCAGGCCGTGCGCTGGGGTCCATTCCATCAGGGTGACATCGCCGATGCGGCGCTGGTCCAGGGCTTGGTGCGGGAATACGAGATCCGCTCGCTGATCCATTTCGCCGCCTTCGCCTATGTGGGCGAATCCATGGAGCAGCCGCAGAAATACTTCGAGAACAATGTCGTGCGCGGCCTGAGCCTGCTGCACGCCGCCATGGATGCTGGAGTGCGGCAGGTGGTGTTCTCGTCCACCTGCGCGGTCTACGGCATTCCCGAGGAAGTTCCCATCGCCGAGACCCAACCCACCTCGCCCGTGAACCCCTACGGCGAAACCAAGCTGTGGATCGAGCGCGCCCTGCACTGGCTCGGCAGCTGCCGCGATCTGCGCTGGATGGCTTTGCGCTATTTCAATGCCGCCGGCGCCGATCCGGAGGGCGAGATCGGCGAGGATCATCGACCGGAAACTCACTTGATCCCGCGGGTCATGCAGGCGGCGCTCGGACAGATTCCCCACCTCGAGATCTTCGGCACCGACTATCCCACCCCCGACGGCACGGCCATCCGCGATTACATCCATGTCAACGATCTCGCCGAGGCGCACGTGCGCGCCCTGGAACACCTGCAGGACGGCGGCGAAAGCATGCCGGTCAACCTGGGCACCGGGGAGGGCTCCTCGGTGCGAGAGCTGATCGCCACTTTGGAAAAGATCGCCGGCCGCCCGGTGCCCGTCCTCACCGCACCTCGCCGCGCCGGGGACCCGCCGGTGCTGGTGGCCAACCCGGCGCGGGCGCGGCGCATCCTGGGCTGGACACCACAGTGGTCGAGCCTCGAACAGATCCTGCAGACCGCGTGGCAGTGGCATGCGGCCCGTGCGGTGGCGGGAAGCTCCGGCCGCAGGCACGGTGAGGACTCGTGA